CAATTTTGCATGACTATAAAGCAGTTTTTCGGCTTTTTTGCATCAACAGGACGTCTTAAGCTTTGCTCCCTCCGCGCGTTGCGCAAACAGAAAGACACCCCGCCATGCCCTCCGCCTGCCGCCCCATCACCGCATTGGATGCACCACCCGTCCCTGCCACGGGATGGGTGCCCTTGATCACCCTGGCCGTCGGATTCGTCATGGCCATGCTCGACGTGACGGTCGTCAACGTCGCGATCCCCAGCATCGCCCTCCAGTTCACCGTGCCGCTGACGGACCTGGTCTGGATCGTCGACGGCTACACGCTGACCTTCGCCGCCCTGCTGCTGGTCGCCGGCGCGCTGGCCGACCGTTATGGGGCCAAGACCCTCTACCTGACCGGACTAGGCGTGTTCACCGCCGCGTCGCTGCTCTGCGGACTGGCGCCAAACGCCAACACGTTGATCGCGGCACGGATGCTGCAGGGCGTCGGCGCGGCGCTCTTCATGCCCAGCTCGCTCAGCCTGCTGACGCACGCCTATGCCGACGACAACGTGCGCAATCGCATGCTGGCCGCATGGTCAGCGATTGTGGCCGTCGCCGGCGCATCCGGACCGTTGCTCGGCGGCGCGCTGATCCACCAATTTGGCTGGCGCGGCATCTTCCTCATCAACATCCCGCTCGGCCTGGCCGGCTTCTGGCTGGCCCGCCGCCGCATCGCGGCCGCGCCGCGCCGTCCCCGAGCGCTCAACCCCTTGAGCCACCTGCTCGGCATCGTCGCCCTGTCTTCCTTGTGCTTCGTGCTGATCCAGGGCAACGCGTATGGCTGGACCTCCCCGCCCATCGCGTCAACCGCACTGCTGAGCCTGGCCGCCATGGCCATGCTCGTCCAACGCGAACGGCGACATGCAGAGCCCATCATCCCGCGCGCACTCTTCGCCACCAGCCAGTTCGCCGCCGCCAATGGCGTGGGCTTCCTGATCAACCTGGCGGCGTACGGCCAGCTGTTCCTGCTCAGCCTGTTCCTGCAGCATGCGCGCGGCGCCGATGCGCTGCAGACCGGCATCGAACTGGTGCCGATGCTTGCGGTGTTCTCCATCGGCAACCTCATCTCGGGCCGCCTGTCCGCGCGGTGGAACGTGGCGGCCTCGCTACTGGGCGGCGTCTCGCTCGCGGCGGTAATGAGCGCCATCGGCATCGTCACGTTCTCGCCCGGCGTCGCCTACTGGACCTTCGCCGTTGTCGTCGCGCTGGCCAACCTGGGCGTCGGCATCGCGGTGCCTGCGATGACCAGCATTGTCATGCAGGTCTCCGGCAGCCAGCACGCCAACAGCGCCGCCGCAGCGTTGAACGCCAACCGCCAGTCCGGCGCGCTCGTCGGCGTCGCGGTCATGGGCACCATCCTGCATCTCTTGCCGGACTGGCATGCCAGCCTGCCCGCGGCCTACGGCGTGATCACGGTCAGCTACGCCGTCGCCGTGGTGCTGGCATGGCGCCATCTGCGCCGAACCCGCAACGCCTGAGCCCGCAACCGAACGCCCGCAGCCGGACGCCCGCGTCCGAACGACTCATCCGGCCGCCAGAATCGCGACGCCACGGCCCGCGTAGAACCTGTCGAAATCGGCAAGCGGCAGCTCAACATCCGCTTGCGAACCCGGCTCGCCCGACGGGTTGTGAAACGTCACGGAATCGCGCGTGGCGCGCGTCATCAGCACCAGATGCCCGCCCTTTTTTGGCGGCTCCCTGTCGGGCCATCGAATCCAGGGATGGACCGACGCCATGAAGTAATCCGCCTGCGCCATCACCCCCGCCAGGTCCGACGCGGGCAGATCCACGCGAACCTGCGCACGCAGGCCGAATGCTTCCGCGACGTACCGCACGAACGGCGCATAAATCAGGCCCTTGATGTTCCCGTCCGGCTCCTCGATATACGCACCATACGGCACGCTGCCGCGCGCGAGCGTCAAGGTCGGATGGATGCGCCCCGTCCGCGCCGCCAGCACCATCTTCAAACACGCCATCCCGCAGACATGGCTGGCCCAGCGCACGTACTCGTCCACATCCCGCGCGCCGGAATCGCGCCACGCGGGGTCATGCGCGAGGTCCAGCTCCTTGCGAATGATCTCGCCAGCCCGATGCGCGGACTCCCATTGGCAGAAATACGGAACGGTCACACGCGCGGGCGTCGGACTCATGCAAGGCTCCCGGGGATTCGGAAAAGTCCTAATCTTGCCGCCGACCAGCCCGCGTGGCAACGGCCCCGGCTTTGCTTCACAATGAAGCAAACTCAACCACGGAGACCTGCATGTCCAGCCTTGCGCCGCCCAGTCCTGCTTCGTCCGGCTCTGCTTCGTCCAGCCCCGTCCCCATCCGCCGCGTCGCCATCATCGGCGCCGGCACCATCGGCGCCAGTTGGGCTGCGCTGTTTCTCGCGCACGGGCTGGAGGTCGTCGTCAGCGATCCCGGTCCGCATGCACAGGCCCAAACCATTGCCCGCGTGCAGGCGGCGTGGCCGGTCCTGGCCGAACTTGGCCACGTGCGCCACGGCGCCACCGCTGACGCGTTGCGCTTTGAGCCCGACCTCGAAACGGCCCTGGCAGGCGTGGACTTCGTGCAGGAGAACGCGCCCGAGCGCGAAGATTTCAAGACCGACCTCTTCGCCCGCATCGACGCCGTCCTGCCTCCGCACGTCATCGTCGCCTCCAGTTCGTCCGGGCTCATCATGAGCCGCCTGCAATCGCGCTGCGTCCATCCCCAACGCTTCGTGATCGGCCACCCGTTCAATCCGCCGCACCTCATTCCGCTGGTCGAGGTCGTCGGCGGCGACCAGACCTCCGCCGACACCATGGACCGCGCCATCGACTTCTACCGCAGCATGGGCAAACACCCCATCCGCCTGAATAAGGAAGTCCCCGGCCACATCGCCAACCGCCTGCAAGCCGCGCTGTGGCGCGAGGCCATCCACCTCGCCGCCGAAAACGTCGCCAGCGTCGCCGACATCGACGCCGCCGTCTCCCAAGGTCCCGGCCTGCGCTGGGCCCTCTTCGGCCCCCACATGACGTTCAACCTGGGCGGCGGCGAAGGCGGCCTTGCCCACTTCATGCACCACCTGCTCGGCCCCGTGCAAACCTGGTGGGACGACCTCGGCACCCCCGAGGTCACACCGGCGCTGCAACAACGCCTGATCGAAGGCGTCAACGCCGAAGCCGGCCACCAAAGCATCGCCGACCTCGTCGAAGTCCGCGATGCGCAACTCACCGCGTTGATCAAGGTGCTGCACCGGTAACGCCATCAGAGATGGAAGCCGGGGAATCCGACGCTCAGCGCAGGTCCGAAACTTGCTCCGATCGTCTTCGTCACCAACGAAGGAGTTTTCTCGAATGATTTCTGTAATTCACGACACCGACCGTTCCCGCTTCACCGCCACCGTCGACGGCGTACTCTGCGTCCTCGACTATCAGCTCCAGAACGGCGCCATGGCCATCACACACACGGGGGTGCCCAGTGCCGTCGGCGGCCGCGGCATCGCCGCCGAACTGACCCGCCAGGCGCTGCTCACCGCGCGCGAGAACGGCTGGAAGGTCCGCCCCTACTGCTCCTACGCCGACGCCTACATTCGACGCCATCCCGAATACACTGATCTCTTGGCGTGATCGGCTTTCGCGATCTGCCTCTCCGATCTCCGGCCTGATCCGTTCACTGACTTCAATTGCCCCCGCCGTGCCGAAGCAATCAACCTCTTCCAACACGCCCTGCCCCTGCGGCAGCCCCCGTTCCTATCCCGACTGCTGCGGCCGCTGGCACGACGGCCCGCAATCGCTGCAAGCCCCGACAGCCGAAGCCCTCATGCGCTCGCGATACAGCGCCTTCGTGCTGGACAAGCTGCCCTACCTGCTGGCCACCTGGCATCCCACCACGCGCCCGGCGTCGCTAGAGCCCAACCCGCCCGGCTTGAAATGGCTCGGCCTGCAGATCAAGGCTGCAGCCGACCAGGATGCCCAACACGCCACCGTTGAATTCGTAGCCAGAAGCCGCCAGGACGGCCGCGCCAGCCGCATGCACGAGACCAGCCGCTTCCTGCGCGAGAACGGACAATGGTTCTACCTCGACGGCGACGTGCGCTAACCACGCATACCCAACGTTGATGTCCACAATTGGGGTGTCGCACGTCCAAATCGTCCCCGCTAGGGCGCGAACGGTTATAGGTCCCCGCCAATGGCCTGCTTCAGCGCGTCCAGCAGATCGACCCCAACGGCGCCAAGCCCGCGCGCATCGCCCACGATCGCCAGCTCGGTCGGCGGCACATCGGCAAACCCATCTGCGGCGGTCAGTTCTGCGTGCGTCTCCAGGCGCGCCGAGGTCGGCAACAGACTGACCCCCAAGCCCGCCGCGACCGCCGCCTGCACGCCCGCCAAACTGTGGCTGTGGTACGCGATATGCCACGGCCGCCCCGCGCTTTCCAGCGCATAGATCATCCGCTTGCGATACACACATCCCTGCGGAAACAACACCAACGGCACCACCGCCGCCTGCTCATTGCGCTGTTGACCGCCCACCCACACCAGCCGCTCCGGCCAGGCCGCAATGCACGGACCATCGCCAGGCTCCCGCTTGACCAGCGCCAGCTCCAGCTCGCCCGACGCCAGCCCGGCGCGTAGGTCCGAGCTCATCCCGCTAAGCGTTTCCAACCGCACCTCGGCATGGCGCGCGGCAAATTCCGCCAACAACACCGTCAACCGCGACACATCGAAGTCCTCTGGCACACCCAGCCGAATCACCCGCGCGGTCCGCGGCGCGGCCAATACATGCTCCGCCTCGCCCGCGATCGCCAGCAATCGCCGCGCATAGACCAACATCAGCTCGCCGTCCTCGGTCGCCGACACATTGCCGCCCGCGCGGTCCCGAAGCAGCAACGTCTTGCCCACGCTCTGTTCAAGCTTGCGCACCTGCTGACTAACCGTCGACTGCGTGCGATGCACCCGGCTGGCGGCACGGGTGAAACTTCCTTCATCCACGACGCAGACCAGCGTCTTCAATAGTTCAAGATCAAGCATTCGCTTCAACTCGTTGTTAGTGCTCCAGGTCGCCGTTCCATCTGATCGCATGCGCTTTCGCCCACCGCGTCCACTACGCCTGACAGGCTTATTTGCATATCGACTGACCAAGCCGTTTTTATTAATTTTACAACTCTGCGCATTGAACCATACGCTGTAGCGTCCACTCCTGCCCCAAGGTACCGATATGCCTCTCAACCAAGCTCGACCCCAATGGCTCACCTTTGACTGCTACGGCACCCTCATTCAATGGGACGAAGGCCTACAAGCCGCGGTGGAAAAAATCCTCGAGGCCTATCCCGGGACCACCCCGCGGCCGACCGCCGCGCAGTTCCTGCATGAGTACGACGAGCACGAGCACCGCCTCGAGCGCACGCCGCCCTACCGCAACTTTGCAGAGGTGACCCGAGAATCGTTGCGCCTGACGATGTCCCATTTTGGCCTTCCGTACCGTCCCGAAGATGCAGAAATGCTTACCAGCAGCATTTCCCGCATGCCGCCGTTCCCCGAAGTCGTGGACACGCTCGGCAAGCTCAAGCAAGCGGGCTTTCGCCTGTGCATCATTTCCAACACGGACGACGACATCATCGCCGGCAACGTCGCTCAACTGGGCGGCCATATCGATCGCGTCGTCACGGCCGAACAGGCCGGCGCCTACAAACCCTCACGCGCCATCTTTGCCCACGCCCATCAAACCCTGGGCGTCACGCCCGCAGATGTCGTGCACATCTGCGCCAGCCCGCACCTGGACCTCGTTGCGGCACGCGACATCGGCTTTCGATGCGTCTGGATTGACCGCGGCACCGGCCGCAAGCCCTTGCCTGACTACCGTCCGGAAGCTACCGTAGCAACTCTGGATCGCGTGCCGGACCTGTTTCGCGACGCCGGCTGGCTCTGATCCCCCATCCCATCTTTTATTGAAGGTTGCCATGAACCACGAACCCGGTTTTGCCGACGCACTCTTCCATGCCGATCCCGTCACCGCACTGCGCACGGACTTGGCGCTGGCACTCCGTGCGGCCGCAGCGCATGACCTGGGTGAAGGCGTCTGCAATCACTTCAGCGTGGCATTGCCCGGCGATCCCGATCATTTCCTCCTGAATCCTCGCGGTCTGATGTGGAACGAGGTCCAGGCGGACGACATCGTGCTCGTCGACGCGCATGGCAACAAACTCGCCGGCCGCCACGACGTCGAACCAACAGCCATGTTCATTCACGCCGCGATCCACCGTATCGCAGGCAAGGCCTGTGTGCTGCACACCCACATGCCCTACGCCACTGCGCTCACGCTCACCTCGGATCGCGGCCTGGACACCACCCTTTCCCAGAACGCGATGCGCTTCCACGGACGCCTCGCCATCGACGCCGAATACAACGGACTGGCGCTGGACGTCACAGAAGGCGAACGCATCGCCCACGCCATGCAGGGCGCCGACATCGTCTTCCTCGGCAATCACGGCGTCGTCGTCTGCGGCGAACGCATCGACTACGCCTACGACGATCTCTTCTTCCTCGAACGCGCCTGTACCGCGCAAGTCCTGGCGCAGTCCACCGGACGTCCGCTCGAACCCGTCAAGGCAGAAATCGCAGCCAAGGTCGCCGCCCAGATCCAAAGCGAACGCCTGCAATCCGAACTATTTTTCAAAGCACTGCGCCGCCAGCTTCCCTGACCCCGAAAGCGTCGAACCCAAACAAAAACCCCTCGCGGCGCCAGCCGCGAGGGGTTTCTTTATTCGATCGATATCCAGGGTATCGCTTGCGCGCACCGCCACAAAGACAAAACCCCGCAGGGGATACCTGCGGGGTTTTGAGCAATAAAAGCCTGACGATGACCTACTTTCACAGACGTCCGTCCACTATCATCGGCGCGAAGGCGTTTCACTGTCCTGTTCGGGATGGGAAGGAGTGGTACCACCTTGCTATGGTCGTCAGGCGTAACTGGTTGAGCGGCTGCGGTTAGGCAACTGCTCCAATCTTGGAAGAAGCGCAACGTGTGGCGATCAGAGCTGGGAGCTCGATGATCGACGCACAGTGGGTGTAATTGTGTTGGCTGGCTGCTGACGGTGCAGCCAGTATTTTGTATTGAACGACACTTGGAACGCTATATCACCAGGTCAATAACCATCAGTGTTATAGGATCAAGCCTCACGGGCAATTAGTATCGGTTAGCTTAACGCATTACTGCGCTTCCACACCCGACCTATCAACGTCCTGGTCTCGAACGACCCTTCAGGGGGATCAAGTCCCCGGGATACCTAATCTTCAGACGAGTTTCCCGCTTAGATGCCTTCAGCGGTTATCTCTTCCGTACTTAGCTACCCGGCAATGCCATTGGCATGACAACCGGTACACCAGAGGTACGTCCACTCCGGTCCTCTCGTACTAGGAGCAGGCTCCGTCAAGTATCCAACGCCCACGGCAGATAGGGACCAAACTGTCTCACGACGTTTTAAACCCAGCTCACGTACCTCTTTAAATGGCGAACAGCCATACCCTTGGGACCGGCTACAGCCCCAGGATGAGATGAGCCGACATCGAGGTGCCAAACACCGCCGTCGATATGAACTCTTGGGCGGTATCAGCCTGTTATCCCCAGAGTACCTTTTATCCGTTGAGCGATGGCCCTTCCATTCAGAACCACCGGATCACTATGTCCTGCTTTCGCACCTGTTCGACTTGTCAGTCTCACAGTCAAGCACGCTTATGCCATTGCACTATCAGCACGATTTCCGACCGTACCTAGCGTACCTTCGAACTCCTCCGTTACACTTTGGGAGGAGACCGCCCCAGTCAAACTGCCCACCATGCACTGTCCCCGATCCGGATAACGGACCAAGGTTAGAACCGCAAACAAACCAGGGTGGTATTTCAAGGATGGCTCCACGTGATCTAGCGACCACGCTTCAAAGCCTCCCACCTATCCTACACAGGCCGGTTCACAGTCCAATGCAAAGCTACAGTAAAGGTTCATGGGGTCTTTCCGTCTAGCCGCGGGTAGATTGCATCATCACAAACACTTCAACTTCGCTGAGTCTCAGGAGGAGACAGTGTGGCCATCGTTACGCCATTCGTGCAGGTCGGAACTTACCCGACAAGGAATTTCGCTACCTTAGGACCGTTATAGTTACGGCCGCCGTTTACCGGGGCTTCGATCAAGAGCTTGCACCCCATCACTTAACCTTCCGGCACCGGGCAGGCGTCACACCCTATACGTCGACTTTCGTCTTTGCAGAGTGCTGTGTTTTTAATAAACAGTCGCAGCCACCGATTCTCTGCGACCCCATCATGCTAAGCGCGCAGGCGCTTCACACTACCGGGGTATACCTTCTCCCGAAGTTACGGTATCAATTTGCCGAGTTCCTTCTCCTGAGTTCTCTCAAGCGCCTTGGAATATTCATCCCGTCCACCTGTGTCGGTTTGCGGTACGGTCTCGTACAGCTGAAGCTTAGAGGCTTTTCTTGGAACCACTTCCAATCACTTCGCAAGCAATGCTCGCTCGTGCCACACCCTTGATTTACGCGCCCGGATTTGCCTAAGCGCCATCTTCGATGCAGCAACAGGGACATCCAACACCCTGATGATCTTCCGCGATCCGTCCCCCCATCGCACTGTACGACGGTGCTGGAATATTAACCAGCTTCCCATCAGCTACGCATCTCTGCCTCGCCTTAGGGGCCGACTCACCCTGCGCCGATGAACGTTGCGCAGGAAACCTTGGACTTACGGCGAGGGGGCTTTTCACCCCCTTTATCGCTACTCATGTCAGCATTCGCACTTCTGATACCTCCAGCAGCCTTTACAAGCCACCTTCGCAGGCTTACAGAACGCTCTCCTACCGCGTGCACTAAAAGTGCACACCCGCAGCTTCGGTTTATCGCTTAGCCCCGTTACATCTTCCGCGCAGGACGACTCGATCAGTGAGCTATTACGCTTTCTTTAAAGGATGGCTGCTTCTAAGCCAACCTCCTGACTGTCTATGCCTTCCCACTTCGTTTCCCACTTAGCGATAATTTGGGACCTTAGCTGGCGGTCTGGGTTGTTTCCCTCTTGAGTCCGGACGTTAGCACCCGGTGCTCTGTCTCCCAAGCTGTACTTGCGGGTATTCGGAGTTTGCCATAGTTTGGTAAGTCGCCATGACCCCCTAGCTATAACAGTGCTCTACCCCCCGCAGTAATACTTGAGGCACTACCTAAATAGTTTTCGGAGAGAACCAGCTATTTCCAGATTTGTTTAGCCTTTCACCCCTATCCACAGCTCATCCCCTAATTTTTCAACATTAGTGGGTTCGGTCCTCCAGCACGTGTTACCGTGCCTTCAACCTGGCCATGGATAGATCATCTGGTTTCGGGTCTACACCCAGCGACTGAATCGCCCTATTCGGACTCGCTTTCGCTACGGCTTCCCTATTCGGTTAACCTTGCCACTGAATGTAAGTCGCTGACCCATTATACAAAAGGTACGCAGTCACCCCACAAGGAGGCTCCTACTGTTTGTATGCATACGGTTTCAGGATCTATTTCACTCCCCTTCCGGGGTTCTTTTCGCCTTTCCCTCACGGTACTGGTTCACTATCGGTCGATCACGAGTATTTAGCCTTGGAGGATGGTCCCCCCATCTTCAAACAGGATTTCACGTGTCCCGCCCTACTTGTCTTACGCTTAGTTCCACACACAGAATTTCGTCTACAGGGCTATCACCTGCTACGGCCGGACTTTCCATTCCGTTCGACTATCCTGCGCGCTAAAACGTAAAGGCTCATCCGATTTCGCTCGCCACTACTTTCGGAATCTCGGTTGATTTCTTTTCCTCGAGCTACTGAGATGTTTCAGTTCACCCGGTTCGCTTCCACTAGCCTATGTATTCAGCTAGGGATACTGCATTGCTGCAGTGGGTTTCCCCATTCGGATATCTGCGGATCAAAGCTTGTTTGCCAGCTCCCCGCAGCTTTTCGCAGGCTACTACGTCCTTCATCGCCTGTGATCGCCAAGGCATCCACCATATGCACTTAGTCGCTTGATCCTATAACGCTGTAGGCTATAGGACCTGAGTATTAGCGTTTGTGCCGTTCATAAGTTTCAAAGCAGTCTGAGGCTTATCACCCCAGTCTTGAGAACTTGGAACAAAAATAATGCAATCACAACCCGTGCCCATCTTCATCAGCAATGCTGATTACTTGATGAACACATTTTCGTTGTGCTTCTTCCAGATTGTTAAAGAACAAATATAGCTGTTGGGTAAAACCCAACTCATAGCACTGCAAGCAGTGCTATGAGTTAGTTTCTACGCTGCGCCAACTAATTGACGCCAGCTACAAAAAACAACCGATAAGAGTGGACGCTTAACACGAGCACGTAAGCTCTGAAAGGAGGTGATCCAGCCGCACCTTCCGATACGGCTACCTTGTTACGACTTCACCCCAGTCATGAATCCTACCGTGGTAATCGCCCTCCTTACGGTTAGGCTAACTACTTCTGGTAAAACCCACTCCCATGGTGTGACGGGCGGTGTGTACAAGACCCGGGAACGTATTCACCGCGACATGCTGATCCGCGATTACTAGCGATTCCGACTTCACGCAGTCGAGTTGCAGACTGCGATCCGGACTACGATCGGGTTTCTGGGATTGGCTCCCCCTCGCGGGTTGGCGACCCTCTGTCCCGACCATTGTATGACGTGTGAAGCCCTACCCATAAGGGCCATGAGGACTTGACGTCATCCCCACCTTCCTCCGGTTTGTCACCGGCAGTCTCATTAGAGTGCCCTTTCGTAGCAACTAATGACAAGGGTTGCGCTCGTTGCGGGACTTAACCCAACATCTCACGACACGAGCTGACGACAGCCATGCAGCACCTGTGTTCCGGTTCTCTTGCGAGCACTGCCAAATCTCTTCGGCATTCCAGACATGTCAAGGGTAGGTAAGGTTTTTCGCGTTGCATCGAATTAATCCACATCATCCACCGCTTGTGCGGGTCCCCGTCAATTCCTTTGAGTTTTAATCTTGCGACCGTACTCCCCAGGCGGTCAACTTCACGCGTTAGCTGCGCTACCAAGGCCCGAAGGCCCCAACAGCTAGTTGACATCGTTTAGGGCGTGGACTACCAGGGTATCTAATCCTGTTTGCTCCCCACGCTTTCGTGCATGAGCGTCAGTGTTATCCCAGGAGGCTGCCTTCGCCATCGGTGTTCCTCCGCATATCTACGCATTTCACTGCTACACGCGGAATTCCACCTCCCTCTGACACACTCTAGCTCGGTAGTTAAAAATGCAGTTCCAAAGTTAAGCTCTGGGATTTCACATCTTTCTTTCCGAACCGCCTGCGCACGCTTTACGCCCAGTAATTCCGATTAACGCTTGCACCCTACGTATTACCGCGGCTGCTGGCACGTAGTTAGCCGGTGCTTATTCTGCAGGTACCGTCAGTTTCCCGGGGTATTATCCCGGGACGTTTCTTTCCTGCCAAAAGTGCTTTACAACCCGAAGGCCTTCATCGCACACGCGGGATGGCTGGATCAGGGTTTCCCCCATTGTCCAAAATTCCCCACTGCTGCCTCCCGTAGGAGTCTGGGCCGTGTCTCAGTCCCAGTGTGGCTGGTCGTCCTCTCAAACCAGCTACGGATCGTCGCCTTGGTGAGCCGTTACCCCACCAACTAGCTAATCCGATATCGGCCGCTCTAATAGTGCAAGGTCTTGCGATCCCCTGCTTTCCCCCGAAGGGCGTATGCGGTATTAGCTACGCTTTCGCGTAGTTATCCCCCGCTACTAGGCACGTTCCGATACATTACTCACCCGTTCGCCACTCGCCACCAGACCGAAGTCCGTGCTGCCGTTCGACTTGCATGTGTAAGGCATCCCGCTAGCG
The DNA window shown above is from Achromobacter spanius and carries:
- a CDS encoding aldolase, whose amino-acid sequence is MNHEPGFADALFHADPVTALRTDLALALRAAAAHDLGEGVCNHFSVALPGDPDHFLLNPRGLMWNEVQADDIVLVDAHGNKLAGRHDVEPTAMFIHAAIHRIAGKACVLHTHMPYATALTLTSDRGLDTTLSQNAMRFHGRLAIDAEYNGLALDVTEGERIAHAMQGADIVFLGNHGVVVCGERIDYAYDDLFFLERACTAQVLAQSTGRPLEPVKAEIAAKVAAQIQSERLQSELFFKALRRQLP
- a CDS encoding 3-hydroxyacyl-CoA dehydrogenase NAD-binding domain-containing protein, with protein sequence MSSLAPPSPASSGSASSSPVPIRRVAIIGAGTIGASWAALFLAHGLEVVVSDPGPHAQAQTIARVQAAWPVLAELGHVRHGATADALRFEPDLETALAGVDFVQENAPEREDFKTDLFARIDAVLPPHVIVASSSSGLIMSRLQSRCVHPQRFVIGHPFNPPHLIPLVEVVGGDQTSADTMDRAIDFYRSMGKHPIRLNKEVPGHIANRLQAALWREAIHLAAENVASVADIDAAVSQGPGLRWALFGPHMTFNLGGGEGGLAHFMHHLLGPVQTWWDDLGTPEVTPALQQRLIEGVNAEAGHQSIADLVEVRDAQLTALIKVLHR
- a CDS encoding LysR substrate-binding domain-containing protein, which encodes MLDLELLKTLVCVVDEGSFTRAASRVHRTQSTVSQQVRKLEQSVGKTLLLRDRAGGNVSATEDGELMLVYARRLLAIAGEAEHVLAAPRTARVIRLGVPEDFDVSRLTVLLAEFAARHAEVRLETLSGMSSDLRAGLASGELELALVKREPGDGPCIAAWPERLVWVGGQQRNEQAAVVPLVLFPQGCVYRKRMIYALESAGRPWHIAYHSHSLAGVQAAVAAGLGVSLLPTSARLETHAELTAADGFADVPPTELAIVGDARGLGAVGVDLLDALKQAIGGDL
- a CDS encoding haloacid dehalogenase type II; its protein translation is MPLNQARPQWLTFDCYGTLIQWDEGLQAAVEKILEAYPGTTPRPTAAQFLHEYDEHEHRLERTPPYRNFAEVTRESLRLTMSHFGLPYRPEDAEMLTSSISRMPPFPEVVDTLGKLKQAGFRLCIISNTDDDIIAGNVAQLGGHIDRVVTAEQAGAYKPSRAIFAHAHQTLGVTPADVVHICASPHLDLVAARDIGFRCVWIDRGTGRKPLPDYRPEATVATLDRVPDLFRDAGWL
- a CDS encoding MFS transporter; the protein is MPSACRPITALDAPPVPATGWVPLITLAVGFVMAMLDVTVVNVAIPSIALQFTVPLTDLVWIVDGYTLTFAALLLVAGALADRYGAKTLYLTGLGVFTAASLLCGLAPNANTLIAARMLQGVGAALFMPSSLSLLTHAYADDNVRNRMLAAWSAIVAVAGASGPLLGGALIHQFGWRGIFLINIPLGLAGFWLARRRIAAAPRRPRALNPLSHLLGIVALSSLCFVLIQGNAYGWTSPPIASTALLSLAAMAMLVQRERRHAEPIIPRALFATSQFAAANGVGFLINLAAYGQLFLLSLFLQHARGADALQTGIELVPMLAVFSIGNLISGRLSARWNVAASLLGGVSLAAVMSAIGIVTFSPGVAYWTFAVVVALANLGVGIAVPAMTSIVMQVSGSQHANSAAAALNANRQSGALVGVAVMGTILHLLPDWHASLPAAYGVITVSYAVAVVLAWRHLRRTRNA
- a CDS encoding YchJ family protein, whose product is MPKQSTSSNTPCPCGSPRSYPDCCGRWHDGPQSLQAPTAEALMRSRYSAFVLDKLPYLLATWHPTTRPASLEPNPPGLKWLGLQIKAAADQDAQHATVEFVARSRQDGRASRMHETSRFLRENGQWFYLDGDVR
- a CDS encoding GNAT family N-acetyltransferase — encoded protein: MISVIHDTDRSRFTATVDGVLCVLDYQLQNGAMAITHTGVPSAVGGRGIAAELTRQALLTARENGWKVRPYCSYADAYIRRHPEYTDLLA